In Parafrankia discariae, the sequence GGGCGAGGGGGGTGTCGGTGGGGCCGGGGCAGATCGCGTTGATGCGGATGCCCTGCTTGAGCAGGGGCATCGCCTGGGTGGCGACGTAGGCGCAGACCGCCTGCTTGCTCCACATGTAGGTGGCCTTGTCGTGCTCCACCGCCCACTTCGTCGCCTCGTCGAAGTCGGTGACGGCCAGGTATTCCTTGAGCAGCGGCAGATCCGACTCCCAGCCGAGGCCGGCGGCGGAGGAGATGAAGCCGATCGCGGAACCGCGGGGCAGCAACCCACCGGCGATCAGCTTGTCGATGAGGTAGCGGTGGCCGATGAAGTTGATCCGTTCGATGCCCGGGGTGCCGTCGGCGACACCCGCGGCCGAGAGCAGCGCGTGCACCGGCCCACCGAGCTGCTCGACAGCCGCGTCGATCGAGGCGGCGTCGGCGAGGTTGACGTGGATCGCCTTCGCGCCGGCCAGGCTGACCTCGGCGTAGTCGGCGACGATGACCTCGGCGCCGGCGCTCTGCGCGAGCTCGGCGGCGGCGGCACCCATACCGGTGGCCCCGCCGACCACGAGGACCCGCTTCCCATCGAAACGGAACGCGTCGAACAGGCTCATGTCGTTGTCTCCTGGCTCGTCGGTGAGAGGACTGTCATGCGACCACGCCGCGGATCTTCAGATCGAGGACGGCGTCGGTGTCGAGACCGAGCTCGGCGAGGATCTCGTCACCGTGCTCGTTGAACAACGGCGCCCGCCCCGCCGGCGCCGGCGCCCCGCCGTACTGCACCGGGGCCGCGGCCATCCGGAACGGGATCCCCGCGGCGGTGGTGACGTCCTGGACATACCCGTTCGCGACGGCCTGCGGATCCGCGGCGGCCTCCAGCGTGCTCTGCACCACCGTCCACTGGCCGACGAAACCCGCCAGCCGCTCCCGCCACTCGGCCACCGGACGCTCCGCGAAGGTCCTCTCGAGGATGGCGATCGCCGCCCCGCTGTTCGCCATCAACGACGCGTGGTCGGCGAAACGCGGATCGACGGCCAGCTCGGGACGCCCGAGGGCCTCACACATCGGCGCCCAGTACTTCCCGGCCTGCAGGCAGCACAGCGCCAGCCACTGGCCGTCCTTGGTCAGGTAGTTCCCGGTCAGCGGGTTGGAACGCGGCGCGTCGGCGGGCGGCGGGTTCCACGGAACATCGAGCAGCAACGACAGCGCGAGAGCCTGACCCATCGCCCACATCCCGGTCGCCATCAACGACACGTCGACCTCGGTGGCCTCACCGGTGCGCTCCCGGTGGAACAACGCCCCCATGATCCCACCGGCGATCGTCATCGCCCCGATCGAGTCCCCGAACCCGGGCGCGGGCGGCACCGGAACATGGCCGTACTCCGGGCGCATGACCCCGACCGCGACCCCGGCGCGGGCCCAGAACGCCAGCGAGTCGTAGGAACCGCGGTCGGCCTCCGGGCCCCGTTCACCCTGACCCGTTCCCCGCACGTAGATGATGTTCGGGTTGTGCGCGCGGATGTCCTCGACGTCGATGTGCAACTTGGTACGGACGCTGGGCAGCTTGTTCGTCAGGAACACGTCACAGGTACCCGCGAGCCGGTAGAGGATCTCCCGGCCGGCCTCCGAGGTCAGGTCGAGACCAAGGCTGCGCTTGCCGCGGTTGGAGTGCTCCAGCAGCACGTGCACGTCCTTGGGAACAACCGCGATACCCGAGGACGCCAACGCGCGCATCGCGTCCCCGCGCTCGACGTGCTCGATCTTGATGACGTCCGCGCCCCAGTCGGACAGCAACGCCGACGCAGCCGGAACAAACGTGTGCTCAGCGACCTCGAGCACCCGCACACCCTGCATCACCGCAGTCATGAAACCCCTCCCGCCCAGGAAGCGGTCGGCGTTCCTGCCGGCCGACAAGTATTTAACATTGACGTCGATACCAGCTTCTACTCGAGTCGGTCCAGTGGCATCCGGGCGCCCGTGTCAGGCGCCCCCGGGATCGGCCCCCCGGGGCGGCTGCCGCCGGACACCGCCGGCCGCGGCCCGCCGACATGCTCGACGGAGCCGCGCAAACACCCCGCAACGCCTGTGACGACACTCTCATGCCGCCGTCGCAGAGGCCAGGAGCTCTCTCGATAGCTGGTGATCGGCTTGTCAGCCGGTGCGAGTGCCGGTCACGCCGGTGCCGGTGCCGGCGTCGCCGCCGGCCCCGCGGCGCGGTGTCAGCGGGGCGCCATCCGCAGGGCGCCGTCGAGCCGGATGACCTCGCCGTTGAGGTAGGAGTTCTCCAGCAGGTCGGTGGCCAGGCGGCCGAAGTCGGCCGGCGTGCCCAGCCGCTTCGGGTGCGGCACCCCGGCGGCCAGGCCGTCGCGGATGTCGTCGCGCAGCCGGCCCAGCATCGGGGTCTCGAACACGCCCGGGGCGATGGTGTTCACCCGGATCGCCCAGCTCGCCAGGTCGCGGGCCGCGACGATCGTCATCCCGCGCACCCCGGCCTTCGCGCTGGCGTAGGCGGTCTGCCCGATCTGGCCCTCGAAGGCCGCGACGGAGGCGGTCAGCACGATCGCGCCGCGGTCGCCGTCGAGCAGCTCCTCGTTCTTCGCCATCCGCTGCGCGGCCAGCCGCACGACGTTGTAGGTACCCACCAGGTTGATCCGGATGACGTCGGCGTAGCTGTCGAGCGGGCCGGCGTTGCCCTGCTTGTCGAGGATGCGGTTGCGGTCACCGCCCCGGCCGGCACAGTGCACGACGGCGCGCAGCGGGCCGGCGGACTCGGCCTCGTCCAGCGCGGCCTCGAACTGCTCGGTGTCGGTGATGTCCGCGGCGACGAAGCGCACGCCGAGCTCGGCGGCGACGTCCTTGCCCGGCGACGACGGCAGGTCCACGACGGTGACCGCCGCCCCGCGCTCCAGCAGGACCCGCGCGGTACCCAGGCCCAGGCCCGACGCGCCGCCGGTGACCAGAACCGACCTTCCGTTGAGCAGCACGAATCCTCCTGTACGAGTCTTGGGGATGGCGACCGCCGAGGCGTTTCGAGCGGCGGCCACGGCGGATCGGGGGCCCGATGATCAGGGCTCACGACAATTCGCCCGTAGTCGCGACAATATTGACGGTCGCGTCAGGCCGAGCTTACGCTGTGGTGCAGAGCACAGGCCGCGCTCCGCGTCGGGCCGACCGACGGTGCGGGCGTCCCGGCCTGGTCGTCCTCTCGTACCCCTGCTCGTCGGCTCCGCCTCGTAGGCCCCGCGCCGGCCCCTGTCGGCACTGGCCGTCGTGGCCGGCGTGCGCTGGCCGGTTCTCGTCAAAAAGTGTCTGCCACACCGATCTCTGCTGTCACATCGACACTGCTGTCACACGACGCCGCCGTCACCCGACACCGCCGGCGCCGTCGTCGACGGCCTGCCGGGCCCGCCGTCATCCCGATGCCGCGCGTGTTCCGGCGTCCTGGAGGGGATGACAATCATGGGGAAGCACCGGGTCGTGCAGTGGGCGACCGGCAACATCGGTACGTACGCGTTACGCGCCGTCATCGAGCATCCCGACCTCGAGCTGGCCGGCGTCTTCGTGCACTCGGCCGAGAAGTCGGGCCGTGACGCGGGTGACCTGAGCGGTGTGGGCGCGACCGGTGTGCTCGCGACCGCCGACGCTGACGAGATCCTGGCGCTCGGCGCCGACTGTGTCCTCTACATGCCCAGGTACTTCGACGTCGACGAGGTCAGCCGGATCCTCGCCTCGGGCGCGAACATCGTCACGACCCGCGGCGAGTTCCATCGGCTCGAGGACATCGACCCCGAGGTGCGCAAGCGGGTCGAGGCGGCCTGCGAGCAGGGCGGCAGCTCGATCCACAGCACCGGCAGCAGCCCCGGGTTCATCTCGGAGGCGATTCCGCTGGTGCTGTCCTCCATCCAGCGCCGGCTCGACCGGCTGGCCATCGCGGAGTTCGCCGACCTGTCCCGGCGGGACTCACCGGGCCTGCTGTTCGACGTGATGGGCTTCGGCCAGGCACCGGGCGACTTCGACGAGGGTCGCCTCTCCCATGGCAAGACCAGCTTCGGTCCCTCGCTGAACCTCATCGCCGAGACGCTCGGGATGCCGCTCGACGGGCTGGAGGCCTCCGGTGACGTGGGGACCTCGACGAAGCCGCTGCACATCGCCGCCGGCACGCTGGAGGCGGGCACGGTGGTCGCCCAGCGGCTGACCGTGTCGGGCCTGCGCGGCGGCCGCGAGGTCATGAGCTTCCGGGCGACCTGGTACTGCACCGCCGACATCGAGCAGGACTGGGACATCCGCGCCACCGGCTGGCACATCGCGGTCGAGGGCGACGCCCCCCTCGACGTCGACCTGCGCTTCCCGATCCCGATCGAGCGGATGGCGGCGGTCGCGCCCGCGTACACCGCCAACCGCGCCGTGAACGCCGTGCCCGTCGTCGTCGCGGCCGCGCCGGGCATCCGCACCTCGGTCGACCTCCCGCAGATCTTCGCCACCGGGCT encodes:
- a CDS encoding SDR family oxidoreductase, translating into MSLFDAFRFDGKRVLVVGGATGMGAAAAELAQSAGAEVIVADYAEVSLAGAKAIHVNLADAASIDAAVEQLGGPVHALLSAAGVADGTPGIERINFIGHRYLIDKLIAGGLLPRGSAIGFISSAAGLGWESDLPLLKEYLAVTDFDEATKWAVEHDKATYMWSKQAVCAYVATQAMPLLKQGIRINAICPGPTDTPLA
- a CDS encoding NAD(P)H-dependent amine dehydrogenase family protein, with protein sequence MGKHRVVQWATGNIGTYALRAVIEHPDLELAGVFVHSAEKSGRDAGDLSGVGATGVLATADADEILALGADCVLYMPRYFDVDEVSRILASGANIVTTRGEFHRLEDIDPEVRKRVEAACEQGGSSIHSTGSSPGFISEAIPLVLSSIQRRLDRLAIAEFADLSRRDSPGLLFDVMGFGQAPGDFDEGRLSHGKTSFGPSLNLIAETLGMPLDGLEASGDVGTSTKPLHIAAGTLEAGTVVAQRLTVSGLRGGREVMSFRATWYCTADIEQDWDIRATGWHIAVEGDAPLDVDLRFPIPIERMAAVAPAYTANRAVNAVPVVVAAAPGIRTSVDLPQIFATGLG
- a CDS encoding SDR family NAD(P)-dependent oxidoreductase — protein: MLLNGRSVLVTGGASGLGLGTARVLLERGAAVTVVDLPSSPGKDVAAELGVRFVAADITDTEQFEAALDEAESAGPLRAVVHCAGRGGDRNRILDKQGNAGPLDSYADVIRINLVGTYNVVRLAAQRMAKNEELLDGDRGAIVLTASVAAFEGQIGQTAYASAKAGVRGMTIVAARDLASWAIRVNTIAPGVFETPMLGRLRDDIRDGLAAGVPHPKRLGTPADFGRLATDLLENSYLNGEVIRLDGALRMAPR
- a CDS encoding CaiB/BaiF CoA transferase family protein, with amino-acid sequence MTAVMQGVRVLEVAEHTFVPAASALLSDWGADVIKIEHVERGDAMRALASSGIAVVPKDVHVLLEHSNRGKRSLGLDLTSEAGREILYRLAGTCDVFLTNKLPSVRTKLHIDVEDIRAHNPNIIYVRGTGQGERGPEADRGSYDSLAFWARAGVAVGVMRPEYGHVPVPPAPGFGDSIGAMTIAGGIMGALFHRERTGEATEVDVSLMATGMWAMGQALALSLLLDVPWNPPPADAPRSNPLTGNYLTKDGQWLALCCLQAGKYWAPMCEALGRPELAVDPRFADHASLMANSGAAIAILERTFAERPVAEWRERLAGFVGQWTVVQSTLEAAADPQAVANGYVQDVTTAAGIPFRMAAAPVQYGGAPAPAGRAPLFNEHGDEILAELGLDTDAVLDLKIRGVVA